One genomic window of Methanomassiliicoccales archaeon includes the following:
- a CDS encoding GTP cyclohydrolase I FolE2 codes for MRSNAGSGESIPTSDVQNRYLNNGYKLTKVGVTGVKKPVTV; via the coding sequence GTTCCAATGCCGGTTCCGGTGAGAGCATTCCCACCTCGGACGTCCAAAACAGATACCTAAACAATGGTTACAAGCTGACCAAGGTCGGCGTTACAGGAGTGAAGAAACCGGTCACGGTAAG